One segment of Monomorium pharaonis isolate MP-MQ-018 chromosome 6, ASM1337386v2, whole genome shotgun sequence DNA contains the following:
- the LOC105834016 gene encoding uncharacterized protein LOC105834016, which produces MVKSKFEYVKKFERDDSCLPDCWIVIRIDGRNFSKFCNAHQFVNVAALELMNRAAITVMEDFKEIILARATNIPSFSGKTHSFTTAEANPEVIGLKSLAIYQSPISTNNIKNTISASLSLTMVKPANNVLPTSQVANVNAVSEEAHSNKQRH; this is translated from the exons ATGGTCAAGAGCAAGTTCGAGTACGTGAAGAAATTCGAGCGAGACGACAGCTGTCTGCCGGACTGCTGGATCGTGATTAGGATAGACGGCAGGAATTTCTCCAAGTTCTGCAATGCGCACCAGTTTGTCAACGTGGCCGCGCTTGAATTGATGAATCGTGCTGCTATCACCGTTATGGAGGACTTTAAAGAGATTATACTGGCCAGAGCGACGAATATTCCTTCGTTTTCCGGAAAGACACACAGTTTTACAACCGCAGAA GCGAATCCAGAAGTAATCGGTTTGAAAAGCTTAGCGATTTATCAATCGCCAATctcaacaaataatattaaaaatacgatATCCGCTTCTCTTTCACTTACTATGGTAAAACCTGCGAACAACGTTCTTCCAACTTCACAAGTGGCCAACGTGAATGCAGTTAGTGAAGAAGCGCATTCTAATAAACAAAGACACTAA